The following DNA comes from Enterocloster bolteae.
CTTCCTCTGCTTCCAGAAAAACTACAAGTGGACTTCAACCCGCCGCTGTAAATGAACAGAAATATGTATGCGCTCTGGGATCATAAAGGGAATATTCGCAGGATAAAAAGGGTTCCAGAGTTTTCCCCAAAATTCAAACTGGAGCTTTGGCTGATTGCCAGATGCCCTGTTTTGTATATAAGAATACGAAAGCTATAGGTTTTGAAAAAACGCATTAGAAGTAATGCGAGATGAAGCATAATACAAAACAATAAAAGGAAGGTAGTAAAATGTTGGAAATCGTAACGAGTCTGATTCCGTCGAGACTGATCAGGACACTACGCCTGAAAAAACTAAAAAAAACATTTCGGGGGGCGGGTGATATATTCTACAAATGTGTCATTTAAGGCAAAACTCACCCCAACATCTGAAATTGCACCGGATGCTGGGGATTTTTACAACGATATTCCCAACCCAGTCAACATTGGACATGATGATTGGGTCGGTAGTAATAGCACGGTTCTGGGTGGAGTAACCATTGGAAACGGTGCGGTAGTTGGAGCCGGTGCTGTGGTTACCAAGGATGTGCCACCTTATGCAGTTGTAGTCGGTGTTCCTGCAAAAATCATCAAATACCGTTTTGATGATGAGAAAATTGCATCGTTGGAGCAGATGCAATGGTGGAATATGAGCGATGATGAGTTGCGCCAAAAGCGTGATTTCTTCAAAAATAAAGAATAATAGGAGAGAAGTTTATGAGCGAGAAAGTTACTGCAATTATCCCGGCAAAAGGCATGAGCAATCGTCTGCCAAGCAAAAATACGCTGGAGTTTGGTGAATCCAACCTCCTTGTCCACAAAATCCGTCAGCTGAAGCAGGTGGATGCGATCACTGAGGTAATCGTATCCTCTGAGGATGATGACATCCTTACAATGGCAGATAAGGAAGGTGCCAGAGCAATTAAGCGTCCTTATGAATATTCTGCAGAGACACTTCCTTTCCAGGATTTCCTGTACTACATCACTGGTGAAGCCAGAGAGGATCATGTTATGTGGGCTTGCTGCACTTCACCAATGGTAGGCGCAGATGTCTACAGAAAGGGCTGCAAGACCTATTTTGAGAAGCTCAAAGAGGGCTATGATTCCCTAATCACTGTGATGGAGTATCACCATTACCTTCTGGATAAGGACATGAAGCCATACACCTTTAAGTGGGGGCCAGAACATAGAAATTCGCAGGATCTGGACAAGCTGTATTTCTTCACTGACGGTATTCAACTTGCACCTAAAGCAAGTATGAGAGAGTGGTATTACTATTTCGGTCATAATCCCTATGGCATGGAGGTAGATTTGAAGACATCTACCGATATTGATACCATCTTTGATTATCTGCTTGCCAGAATGCAGTATCACATGGATGATGATGCGATGATGGCAAAGGGTATCAATTCGAAGGATGGTGAGGCAGTATACCACTATGTTCTCGGAAAGATGATTTCACAGTTAAGCGATGAGAAACTGGCTAAGGCTCTTATGGAAATGCCGGACGGCAAGAGAGCGAATGTACTTGGCTTAATCAAATAAAGCCTGCAAATAAAAAGTCAATAGGAAAATGAGAAATTTTCAAGATTTATTGTTGATTAAATTTCAGGTACAACAAATAGACCACCATTATCTGCTGGTCTGAAAGGATGTGGTATTCTCTATTCTGGAAGAGACATTAGATATTCTTTTACTCTTCCGTAATAGATACGCAGAAACTTATTAGCGCCTGCAGTCATGTAGACATAGTAAGGCTTTCCTTGAGCACGTTTCTTATCAATAAACGCATATACAGGGTCGTCCTGCGGTTTTGTTTTGATGAGACAGTCCATGACCTGAAATAAGGTTTTTCGGAGGGAAGATGAGCCGCGTTTGGAGGTTGGAACGCTTT
Coding sequences within:
- a CDS encoding cytidylyltransferase domain-containing protein, with translation MSEKVTAIIPAKGMSNRLPSKNTLEFGESNLLVHKIRQLKQVDAITEVIVSSEDDDILTMADKEGARAIKRPYEYSAETLPFQDFLYYITGEAREDHVMWACCTSPMVGADVYRKGCKTYFEKLKEGYDSLITVMEYHHYLLDKDMKPYTFKWGPEHRNSQDLDKLYFFTDGIQLAPKASMREWYYYFGHNPYGMEVDLKTSTDIDTIFDYLLARMQYHMDDDAMMAKGINSKDGEAVYHYVLGKMISQLSDEKLAKALMEMPDGKRANVLGLIK
- a CDS encoding DapH/DapD/GlmU-related protein, translated to MIYSTNVSFKAKLTPTSEIAPDAGDFYNDIPNPVNIGHDDWVGSNSTVLGGVTIGNGAVVGAGAVVTKDVPPYAVVVGVPAKIIKYRFDDEKIASLEQMQWWNMSDDELRQKRDFFKNKE